Proteins from one Hoplias malabaricus isolate fHopMal1 chromosome 2, fHopMal1.hap1, whole genome shotgun sequence genomic window:
- the LOC136686452 gene encoding gap junction alpha-3 protein-like, with protein MGDWSFLGRLLENAQEHSTVIGKVWLTVLFIFRILVLGAAAEEVWGDEQSDFTCNTQQPGCENVCYDEAFPISHIRFWVLQIIFVSTPTLIYLGHVLHIVRMEEKRKEKEEELRKASRFQEEKDLYRNGGAGEGGGGSGKKEKPPIRDEHGKIRIRGALLRTYIFNIIFKTLFEVGFILGQYFLYGFQLRPLYKCSRWPCPNTVDCFISRPTEKTIFIIFMLVVACVSLVLNLLEIYHLGWKKVKQGMTNEYVPEHESLTYADEIGGVGDVMTLPMVNSSPPVLSQPPNYTDMATLGSNAIQPTTTLALITAEAEYKNEVPPSSLYSTNNSNNYQLSMEQNWANIASELQKSEITSKLSSSSSSSSLSTKMEDKESVHPSSICTADFLSDAKSEPDIGPGVTITTVEMHQPPTMMTDICRLSRASKTSSIRARPDDLAV; from the coding sequence ATGGGTGACTGGAGCTTTCTGGGGCGGCTGTTGGAAAATGCACAGGAACACTCAACAGTCATTGGGAAGGTCTGGTTGACGgtcctcttcatcttcaggatctTGGTGCTTGGTGCTGCTGCAGAGGAAGTGTGGGGAGACGAGCAGTCTGACTTTACATGCAACACGCAGCAGCCTGGTTGTGAGAACGTTTGCTATGATGAGGCCTTCCCAATCTCACACATCCGCTTCTGGGTGCTGCAGATCATCTTTGTCTCCACACCTACTCTCATTTACCTGGGGCATGTGCTTCACATTGTCCGAATGGAGGAAAAACGcaaggagaaagaggaggaactGCGCAAGGCCAGTAGATTCCAGGAAGAAAAAGACCTCTACAGGAACGGGGGAGCAGGGGAAGGAGGTGGTGGGAGCGGCAAAAAGGAAAAGCCTCCGATACGAGATGAGCACGGTAAAATCCGTATCCGAGGCGCCCTTCTGCGCACCTATATTTTCAATATTATCTTCAAGACTCTGTTTGAAGTGGGCTTCATCTTGGGCCAGTATTTCCTTTATGGGTTCCAACTTCGGCCCCTTTACAAATGTTCGAGATGGCCCTGCCCAAATACAGTGGACTGCTTTATCTCCAGGCCCACGGAAAAGACCATCTTTATCATTTTTATGCTTGTGGTGGCTTGTGTGTCTCTTGTGCTGAATCTTTTAGAAATCTATCATCTGGGATGGAAGAAAGTCAAGCAGGGCATGACCAACGAATATGTGCCAGAGCATGAATCTCTAACCTACGCTGATGAAATTGGGGGTGTAGGTGATGTCATGACCCTCCCTATGGTCAACTCATCTCCTCCTGTCCTCAGCCAACCTCCCAACTACACAGATATGGCAACGTTGGGAAGCAATGCAATTCAGCCCACCACAACCTTAGCCTTAATAACCGCTGAAGCAGAGTATAAGAACGAGGTCCCTCCATCCTCTTTATATAGTaccaacaacagcaacaactaCCAACTGTCCATGGAGCAGAACTGGGCTAACATAGCATCAGAGTTGCAGAAAAGTGAAATAACCTCCAAACTCTCTTCTTCATCGTCATCTTCCTCTTTAAGCACTAAGATGGAGGACAAGGAATCAGTTCATCCTTCTTCCATCTGCACAGCGGATTTTCTCAGCGATGCGAAGAGCGAACCAGACATTGGCCCTGGTGTGACCATCACCACAGTGGAGATGCATCAGCCACCTACCATGATGACAGATATATGTCGTCTAAGTAGAGCCAGCAAAACCAGCAGCATCAGAGCCAGACCTGACGACTTGGCAGTCTAG
- the LOC136686453 gene encoding gap junction beta-2 protein-like, which produces MSWGTLYTQLVGINRHSTSLGKIWLSVLFIFRVTILVVAAETVWGDEQSDFVCNTLQPGCENVCYDHFFPISHVRLWCLQLIFASTPALLVAMYVAYRNHEDKRGILRNDKKSKAKQEEDLESLKKRRLPIVGPLWWIYAISLVFRLLFEVAFIYALYAIYDGFWLPRLVRCEVSPCPNEVDCFVSRPTEKTVFTVFMAAASGACMVLNMAELAYLVTKAVTQCPMMNPRKGHAKCPGKDKKNEILLTSSSSVSSTCKAV; this is translated from the coding sequence ATGAGTTGGGGTACACTGTACACTCAGCTAGTTGGAATAAATCGCCACTCCACCAGCCTTGGCAAGATCTGGCTGTCGGTCCTCTTCATCTTCCGGGTGACCATCTTGGTGGTGGCTGCTGAAACTGTTTGGGGTGATGAGCAGTCTGACTTTGTGTGCAACACCTTGCAGCCAGGCTGTGAGAATGTCTGCTATGACCACTTCTTCCCCATCTCACACGTCCGTCTCTGGTGCCTGCAGCTGATCTTTGCCTCAACACCTGCTCTACTGGTGGCCATGTATGTAGCATACCGCAATCATGAAGACAAGCGAGGAATCTTGCGCAACGATAAAAAGTCGAAGGCCAAGCAAGAGGAAGACCTGGAAAGTCTCAAGAAGCGGAGACTCCCCATTGTTGGCCCACTGTGGTGGATATATGCCATAAGCCTGGTGTTCCGTCTGCTTTTTGAGGTTGCTTTCATATATGCGCTTTACGCTATATACGATGGTTTCTGGCTGCCAAGGCTGGTTCGTTGTGAGGTGTCCCCCTGTCCAAACGAGGTGGACTGCTTTGTGTCACGGCCAACGGAGAAAACCGTCTTCACTGTGTTCATGGCTGCGGCCTCTGGGGCCTGCATGGTGCTCAACATGGCAGAGTTAGCTTACCTGGTTACTAAAGCTGTGACACAGTGCCCAATGATGAATCCCAGGAAGGGCCATGCAAAATGCCCAGGCAAAGACAAGAAGAATGAGATTCTGCTGACCTCTTCCTCTTCTGTATCATCCACTTGCAAAGCTGTTTAA